One Bdellovibrio bacteriovorus str. Tiberius DNA segment encodes these proteins:
- the miaB gene encoding tRNA (N6-isopentenyl adenosine(37)-C2)-methylthiotransferase MiaB has translation MDDITQNLESVEKNPDIGMGRGVYISTYGCQMNVNDTERMYALLEMQNFVPVADPKMASLIIINSCSVREKPVHKVYSEVGTYKYMKRKNPDLKIGVGGCVGQQEKENLMKTQPMIDFVFGTDQIDSLPQLVAKSFAGERRLVNSRFEHRSPYHIETLVRNPGVATYVNITKGCDNFCTFCVVPYTRGREKSRPVQHILTDIRHLVKRGVKEVTLLGQNVNSYQGDEGIDFADLLAKVAKETDVERIRYTTSHPKDFNQKLVDVMSEHSSKIMEYIHLPFQAGSTKVLERMNRNYTREEYLERIAMIQKGLPNVCFSTDIIVGFPGETEEDFQDTLNMVTEVGFETIFAFSYSPRPFTKAAKFEDQLPEDVKNERLNRLFDVHEAMAFERVKRYEGTTMKVLVENVDRDHGKMQGRSTGNKLVHFLGTADLIGKTVDVKITKAFPAVFRGEMI, from the coding sequence GTGGACGACATCACCCAAAATCTTGAAAGTGTTGAGAAAAATCCTGATATCGGGATGGGTCGTGGCGTCTATATTTCTACCTACGGTTGTCAAATGAACGTGAACGATACCGAGCGCATGTATGCATTGCTTGAAATGCAGAACTTTGTGCCGGTGGCGGATCCGAAAATGGCGTCGCTGATTATTATCAATTCCTGCAGCGTGCGTGAAAAGCCGGTTCACAAGGTTTATTCTGAAGTCGGCACCTACAAATACATGAAACGCAAAAACCCCGATTTGAAAATCGGCGTGGGTGGCTGCGTGGGTCAGCAGGAAAAAGAAAATCTGATGAAGACCCAGCCGATGATTGACTTCGTTTTCGGCACGGATCAGATCGACAGTTTACCTCAGCTGGTGGCGAAATCTTTTGCGGGTGAACGCAGGCTGGTGAATTCCCGCTTTGAACACCGTTCACCTTATCATATCGAAACTTTGGTGCGTAATCCGGGGGTGGCCACTTACGTGAACATCACCAAGGGTTGCGATAATTTCTGCACCTTCTGTGTGGTTCCGTACACCCGCGGTCGTGAAAAATCACGTCCGGTTCAGCACATTCTGACCGACATCAGACATCTGGTGAAACGTGGAGTGAAAGAAGTCACTTTGCTGGGGCAGAATGTAAACTCTTATCAGGGTGACGAGGGCATCGACTTTGCTGATTTGCTGGCGAAGGTCGCCAAAGAAACAGATGTTGAGCGTATTCGTTACACGACTTCCCATCCCAAGGACTTTAACCAGAAGCTGGTTGATGTGATGTCTGAACATTCCAGCAAGATCATGGAATACATCCATCTGCCGTTCCAGGCGGGCAGCACAAAGGTGCTTGAACGCATGAATCGCAACTATACGCGCGAGGAATATCTGGAGCGCATTGCGATGATTCAAAAGGGGCTGCCGAATGTCTGTTTCTCTACGGACATCATTGTTGGATTCCCAGGTGAAACTGAAGAGGACTTTCAGGACACGCTGAACATGGTGACCGAGGTCGGGTTTGAAACCATTTTTGCGTTCAGCTATTCACCGCGTCCTTTCACCAAAGCGGCGAAGTTTGAAGATCAGCTGCCGGAAGATGTAAAGAACGAGCGCTTGAATCGTCTGTTTGATGTGCATGAGGCCATGGCCTTTGAGCGCGTGAAGCGTTACGAAGGCACAACCATGAAGGTCCTGGTTGAAAATGTGGACCGTGATCACGGAAAAATGCAAGGCAGAAGTACCGGCAACAAGCTGGTCCACTTCCTGGGAACTGCGGATTTGATCGGTAAAACGGTCGATGTGAAAATCACCAAGGCATTCCCGGCAGTGTTCAGAGGAGAAATGATTTAA
- a CDS encoding tail fiber domain-containing protein, with product METRKYGTSIVGILTGFLLLSFSAAAAAAPNSLTYQGRILKNDGSPLEYSNVSFQFEITSPNGQCIIYREQVDHIDLTNSGGVFDVPIGTGSQNHPTAGTFTLLDSFKNSGSLSCDGGATYNPASSDQRRLRVRFHDGSGWKTISPDNEIRSVPYAAYSLSAQKLGSYQSTDFILKNTVTACPANNFLTFDGTGFSCAPVTGAAGGTVTDVTSANNYLTVATGNSTPVLTVNVGTTANTVAAGNDARFSDARAPSGAASGDLGGTYPNPSVTKLQGVAVSTATPTAGDFMKFSGTEWTKSSITIGDITNLNSSLSGLLPTATFNTAVGSANCAAYETAYWSSVGGKFLCQAINVSVAGDISGSIGAVTVDKIKGVNVDATAPTSGQVLKYDGAKWAPATEVNGPISASDIPALDWSKITTGKPTTVSGYGITITASDLPTIAVNKGGTGQTSFVNGELLIGNSTGNTLTKATLTAGAGISITNGAGSISIAATGSAPTGTAGGDLSSTYPNPTVAKLQGYEVATNAPSANAYLKWDNGTSKWTPGFVKLSELQNLTGGSAFNAAGCTAAQTLNWSSITDKFECQNISIANTQVTGLGTASTKAAGTAAGEVLLLDGSGRLPASALPTTLGQWGLSGTKLYYDDGVIVAGGSSTAYTGTNQPFIVKGDSGLYSQLIMDRGGSLTAFYTNGSAWSFGKCSTTACTGYTNYLNVDLSANRMDIGAGGTADTRVAVMSTGRLGIGTDAPSYKLDIQSTDSFQQRLFHSSDNAYDGAALMMTRTRGTLASNTAVQSGNTIGGIYFRAHDGSGTGTTTSAIEASATENHSSTNRGSKIIFETTATGSATRTEKMRIDGTGRVGVGTSSPLYPLHVAAPGDSLIATYGADASQSGYNLGVSATNRWTMVQDNATNGRALNFWHDHSGVGGTTGTVMAMFTNGNVSVGDFASSANRLNVSGPTNTSQVRIANTGYAGYLTVPTATAGLILSAGAKYSNDNWVAETTNVTAMQMVPTGISFYGNGGNTVGNAMTPVLRMIIGYNGQVSIGSSGTGFQSGILTIGDYSNDQGIFTLRRSATSSNLDVYVPYEGADGGKYFGYGYQASTGMFRFWDSSAGQRMNFTNSSGNMWIAGTYSNGSDRRFKTDIEVIPDALKKALQVQGVTYHWKPGMNPDPSQQIGVIAQDVETVFPQAVKTDADGYKSVTYGNLVAPLFNALKEFYEIWNKDSQNTRREIASLKEEVQTLKLQNEQFKKYVCEKEPQNPICK from the coding sequence ATGGAAACTCGCAAATACGGAACGTCGATTGTTGGTATTTTAACAGGCTTTCTGCTGCTCTCTTTTTCAGCAGCAGCAGCAGCGGCACCGAACTCACTCACGTATCAAGGTAGAATTCTTAAGAACGACGGTTCACCGCTGGAATACAGCAACGTCAGTTTTCAATTTGAAATCACAAGTCCCAATGGCCAGTGCATAATCTATCGCGAGCAAGTTGATCACATTGACCTGACAAATTCTGGTGGTGTGTTTGATGTGCCGATCGGAACTGGTTCACAAAATCATCCCACGGCGGGAACTTTCACCCTGCTTGATTCATTTAAAAACTCCGGCAGCCTTTCCTGCGATGGTGGTGCCACTTACAATCCAGCTTCCAGCGATCAACGCCGTCTGCGCGTAAGATTCCATGACGGCTCCGGATGGAAAACCATTTCCCCGGACAACGAGATCCGCTCGGTCCCTTATGCCGCTTACTCTTTGTCAGCACAAAAACTGGGTTCATATCAATCCACAGATTTCATTTTAAAGAACACCGTCACTGCCTGCCCTGCAAATAACTTCCTGACTTTTGATGGCACTGGTTTTTCTTGTGCTCCAGTGACAGGCGCTGCGGGAGGCACCGTGACGGATGTCACTTCCGCCAACAACTATCTGACTGTGGCCACAGGAAACTCAACACCCGTATTGACCGTGAATGTTGGTACGACCGCCAACACGGTGGCCGCGGGTAACGACGCGCGTTTTTCTGACGCCCGCGCCCCGTCCGGAGCAGCCAGCGGCGATCTCGGCGGCACCTATCCAAATCCTTCCGTGACAAAACTTCAGGGTGTTGCCGTTTCAACAGCGACCCCCACCGCTGGCGACTTCATGAAGTTTTCCGGCACAGAATGGACAAAGTCCTCGATCACGATCGGTGACATCACCAACCTGAACAGCTCTTTGAGCGGACTGCTGCCAACAGCGACGTTTAATACCGCCGTCGGCAGTGCCAACTGTGCGGCTTACGAAACTGCCTATTGGAGCTCTGTCGGCGGTAAATTCCTGTGTCAGGCAATCAACGTGTCTGTGGCCGGCGACATCAGTGGTTCCATCGGCGCTGTGACAGTTGATAAAATCAAAGGCGTGAATGTCGATGCTACAGCACCAACATCGGGTCAGGTTCTGAAGTACGACGGCGCAAAATGGGCGCCCGCAACTGAAGTGAACGGCCCGATTTCGGCTAGCGATATCCCCGCTCTGGACTGGAGCAAAATCACGACAGGCAAACCAACAACAGTGTCTGGCTATGGCATTACCATCACGGCCAGTGATCTTCCGACCATTGCGGTGAACAAGGGCGGCACGGGCCAGACCAGCTTCGTGAATGGTGAATTATTGATTGGCAACTCGACCGGAAACACACTGACCAAGGCCACCCTGACCGCAGGCGCAGGCATTTCCATCACCAATGGTGCAGGCAGTATTTCTATTGCGGCAACCGGATCCGCACCCACTGGCACCGCCGGGGGTGATCTTTCCAGCACTTATCCAAATCCGACGGTCGCAAAACTTCAGGGGTATGAGGTTGCCACAAATGCGCCTTCCGCCAATGCCTATTTGAAATGGGACAACGGCACCAGCAAATGGACACCGGGCTTTGTAAAGCTGAGTGAATTGCAAAATCTGACTGGTGGAAGCGCCTTCAATGCTGCGGGCTGTACGGCCGCGCAGACTTTGAACTGGAGTTCCATCACGGATAAGTTTGAATGTCAGAATATCTCTATCGCCAACACGCAAGTCACAGGCTTGGGCACAGCCTCCACCAAAGCCGCTGGAACTGCTGCCGGGGAAGTTCTGCTTCTGGATGGCAGCGGGCGCCTGCCGGCAAGTGCTCTTCCAACGACTTTGGGCCAATGGGGTCTGTCCGGAACCAAGCTGTACTATGATGACGGCGTTATCGTCGCCGGGGGTTCGTCGACAGCCTATACCGGAACAAATCAGCCCTTTATTGTTAAAGGCGACTCAGGATTATATTCGCAACTGATCATGGATCGCGGTGGCAGTTTAACTGCGTTTTACACCAACGGTTCCGCATGGTCTTTCGGCAAATGCTCCACCACTGCGTGCACCGGCTACACAAACTATTTGAACGTGGATCTGTCTGCAAATCGCATGGATATCGGCGCTGGCGGCACAGCCGACACCCGCGTGGCGGTGATGTCAACAGGCCGCCTGGGAATCGGCACCGATGCTCCCAGCTATAAACTGGATATTCAGTCCACAGATTCCTTCCAGCAGCGCCTGTTTCATTCCTCGGACAATGCATATGACGGCGCCGCTCTGATGATGACCCGCACGCGCGGCACGCTGGCTTCCAACACCGCCGTTCAATCCGGGAACACGATCGGGGGAATTTATTTCCGTGCGCATGATGGCTCGGGCACAGGCACCACCACTTCGGCCATCGAAGCCAGTGCGACAGAAAATCACAGTTCCACCAATCGCGGCAGCAAAATTATTTTTGAGACCACCGCCACGGGGTCTGCAACACGCACAGAAAAAATGCGCATCGATGGAACCGGCCGCGTGGGTGTTGGCACAAGCTCCCCTTTGTATCCGCTTCACGTCGCAGCCCCGGGGGATTCACTGATCGCCACCTACGGCGCCGACGCCAGTCAAAGCGGATACAATCTGGGGGTCAGCGCCACGAACCGCTGGACTATGGTTCAAGACAACGCCACCAACGGCCGTGCGCTTAATTTCTGGCATGATCACTCGGGCGTGGGCGGAACCACCGGAACGGTCATGGCCATGTTCACGAATGGCAATGTCAGCGTCGGTGATTTTGCATCATCCGCCAACCGCCTGAACGTGTCTGGTCCCACCAACACCTCGCAAGTGCGTATCGCCAACACAGGTTATGCGGGCTATCTGACTGTTCCCACTGCTACAGCGGGCCTGATTCTTTCTGCCGGGGCGAAATACAGCAACGACAACTGGGTTGCAGAAACCACCAACGTCACCGCCATGCAAATGGTGCCCACTGGAATCTCATTTTACGGCAACGGCGGAAATACCGTTGGAAACGCAATGACGCCCGTCCTGCGCATGATCATTGGTTATAATGGACAGGTTTCTATCGGGAGCTCTGGCACCGGCTTTCAAAGCGGCATCCTGACTATTGGAGATTACAGCAATGACCAGGGCATCTTTACGTTAAGACGTTCTGCCACCAGTTCCAATCTGGATGTCTATGTGCCTTATGAAGGTGCTGACGGCGGAAAATATTTTGGCTATGGCTATCAGGCCAGCACTGGCATGTTCCGCTTCTGGGACAGCTCTGCTGGTCAGCGCATGAACTTTACAAACTCGTCCGGAAACATGTGGATCGCGGGAACCTATTCCAACGGTTCGGATCGTCGCTTTAAAACCGACATCGAAGTCATTCCGGATGCGTTGAAAAAAGCGCTGCAAGTGCAGGGTGTGACCTATCACTGGAAGCCGGGAATGAATCCGGATCCAAGTCAGCAAATCGGGGTGATCGCACAGGATGTGGAAACAGTGTTCCCTCAAGCTGTGAAAACAGACGCTGATGGCTACAAGTCCGTGACTTACGGAAATCTGGTGGCGCCGCTGTTTAACGCCCTTAAAGAGTTTTACGAGATTTGGAACAAAGATTCTCAAAACACCAGGCGTGAAATCGCTTCTTTGAAAGAGGAAGTTCAAACTTTGAAACTGCAGAATGAACAGTTCAAAAAATATGTCTGTGAAAAAGAACCGCAAAATCCAATCTGCAAATAG
- a CDS encoding substrate-binding periplasmic protein — MLQLLLILTLTCSGNFARGNTIVINGEDDWAPYSSASADYKDVVGLAPEIVKAAFKSQGVTVITRPVPFARCIYEVEKGKSLGCFDTIINRDTKDKYIFHKTPMFEAEMVVYGRIRDSKQNVTLKDMENKVVGTTNGYTYPTEFLQNKKILHSQSPTEKSQLEKLASNRIDYAVVWGLTGEYLLKSHPELAKKIQPVGRLSKDGLYLNFSKSHKDGAHYAHVFEKGLQAIRADGTYERIMNRFNTLHAMNP; from the coding sequence ATGTTGCAACTACTTCTAATACTGACACTCACCTGTTCCGGGAATTTCGCCCGAGGCAACACCATCGTTATCAATGGCGAGGATGATTGGGCCCCTTACTCTTCAGCATCTGCCGACTACAAAGACGTTGTGGGTCTGGCTCCGGAAATTGTGAAAGCCGCCTTCAAAAGTCAGGGCGTCACCGTCATCACCCGCCCCGTGCCGTTTGCCCGCTGTATTTATGAAGTTGAAAAAGGGAAATCCCTGGGATGCTTTGACACCATCATCAACCGGGACACCAAAGACAAATACATCTTTCACAAGACACCGATGTTTGAAGCCGAGATGGTCGTCTATGGCCGTATCCGCGACAGCAAACAAAATGTGACTTTGAAAGACATGGAAAACAAAGTCGTCGGCACCACAAATGGCTACACTTACCCGACAGAGTTTTTACAGAACAAAAAGATTCTGCATTCACAAAGCCCCACTGAAAAATCCCAGCTGGAAAAGCTGGCCAGCAATCGCATCGACTATGCAGTGGTGTGGGGCCTGACCGGAGAATACCTTTTAAAAAGCCACCCCGAGCTGGCCAAAAAGATTCAACCGGTGGGTCGGCTGTCCAAGGACGGATTGTATTTGAATTTTTCAAAGAGCCATAAAGATGGAGCGCACTACGCGCATGTCTTTGAAAAGGGTCTGCAGGCCATCCGCGCTGACGGAACCTATGAACGGATCATGAACCGCTTCAACACCCTGCACGCCATGAACCCCTAA
- a CDS encoding DUF4097 domain-containing protein: MSAISFILAHLVFQPVMAATFDVPVSEGDRLVLKGLEAQVQMVAQPGAALRVSGVEQSGAEGVFIIEKKNNIIEVRMNEYSGKRTWLNILPKANTQLKKIEITGPGMPTEVQLRGGSVVAQKWNKDLKVSLTQGRVAALNGAGTLQVYVQKGDVSVSDHLGKVEADSYSGSMTLKNIQGDVEASLFSGQMNIEKVRGFLTVSAQQSAAKVNQSNGTIQFESGKGSLNIQGFQGRIEGQNQDAAITIGMTLDSEVDVKSKSGKVSIQTPPGSGASLNLMTVEGEIVVPSELRVTKLSAEKSVRGRLRGDAPRGSIFVRSQDGTISVK, encoded by the coding sequence ATGTCAGCGATTAGTTTCATTCTTGCCCACCTCGTTTTTCAGCCAGTGATGGCGGCGACTTTTGACGTGCCAGTCTCTGAAGGGGACCGTCTGGTCCTCAAAGGACTTGAGGCTCAGGTTCAGATGGTGGCGCAGCCTGGTGCAGCGTTGCGGGTTTCAGGTGTGGAGCAGTCCGGCGCTGAAGGCGTTTTTATCATCGAAAAGAAAAATAATATCATCGAAGTGCGCATGAATGAATACAGCGGGAAAAGAACCTGGCTGAACATCTTGCCAAAAGCGAATACACAACTGAAAAAAATTGAAATCACCGGTCCGGGAATGCCTACAGAAGTGCAGTTGCGCGGTGGATCCGTGGTGGCGCAGAAGTGGAATAAAGACCTTAAAGTGAGCCTGACTCAAGGCCGCGTTGCAGCACTTAATGGTGCCGGGACTTTGCAGGTTTACGTGCAAAAAGGGGATGTGTCGGTGTCGGATCACCTGGGTAAGGTGGAGGCTGATTCCTATTCTGGCAGCATGACTCTTAAAAACATCCAGGGCGATGTGGAAGCTTCGCTTTTCTCCGGACAGATGAACATCGAAAAAGTGCGTGGTTTCCTGACCGTATCGGCACAGCAGTCGGCAGCCAAGGTCAATCAAAGCAACGGGACTATCCAGTTTGAAAGCGGCAAGGGCAGTCTGAATATTCAGGGCTTCCAGGGGCGCATTGAAGGTCAGAACCAGGATGCTGCCATCACAATTGGCATGACTCTGGATTCTGAAGTGGATGTGAAATCCAAGTCCGGCAAAGTCAGCATTCAGACGCCTCCGGGATCGGGAGCTTCTTTGAATTTGATGACGGTGGAAGGTGAAATTGTTGTTCCTTCGGAACTTCGTGTGACGAAGCTCAGTGCGGAAAAAAGTGTGCGTGGACGCCTTCGTGGCGACGCACCTAGAGGAAGCATTTTTGTGCGCAGTCAAGATGGCACTATTTCAGTGAAATGA
- a CDS encoding thiolase family protein, protein MENVVIVSSVRTPVATFQGGFASVPAPKLGAAAIKEAISRAGVSPDEIDECIMGEVLTAGVGQAPARQAALGAGLKNSTPCMTINKVCGSGLKSVMLAADSIALGHTKIAVAGGQENMTLAPHLLENSRSGYRMGPTQMTDSMIKDGLWDPYNNFHMGNAAEICVKEHGFTREEQDAFAIDSYKKAQDAWTKNAFKNEIAAIVVEGRKGAVTIDKDEEPFNTNFDKIPGLKPAFDKAGTITAANASKINDGAAAHVLMSESEAKKRGIKPLAKIVAHATFAHEPKYFTTAPVGAIKAALNKANLKVGDVDLWEINEAFAVVTQVAMKELEIPAAKVNIHGGAVAIGHPIGASGARILATLVHALHTHNKRYGLATLCIGGGEAVALIIEKA, encoded by the coding sequence ATGGAAAATGTCGTAATTGTGAGCAGCGTAAGAACCCCTGTAGCTACTTTCCAAGGAGGCTTTGCCTCTGTTCCTGCACCAAAACTGGGTGCGGCAGCAATCAAGGAAGCTATCTCTCGCGCAGGTGTTTCTCCTGACGAAATCGATGAGTGCATCATGGGTGAAGTTCTGACTGCAGGTGTCGGCCAGGCTCCAGCGCGTCAAGCGGCTTTGGGTGCGGGTTTGAAGAACTCCACTCCCTGCATGACCATCAACAAAGTGTGCGGCTCCGGTCTTAAATCCGTGATGCTGGCAGCTGATTCCATCGCTTTGGGTCACACTAAAATTGCAGTGGCTGGCGGTCAGGAAAACATGACTTTGGCTCCGCACTTGCTTGAAAACTCCCGCTCCGGTTACCGCATGGGTCCGACACAAATGACTGACTCCATGATCAAAGACGGTCTTTGGGATCCATACAATAACTTCCACATGGGTAATGCGGCTGAAATCTGCGTGAAAGAGCACGGTTTCACTCGTGAAGAACAAGATGCTTTCGCAATTGATTCCTACAAAAAAGCTCAGGATGCGTGGACGAAAAACGCATTTAAAAATGAAATCGCAGCTATTGTGGTTGAAGGCCGCAAAGGTGCTGTGACTATCGATAAAGACGAAGAACCGTTCAACACGAACTTCGACAAAATCCCTGGCTTGAAACCAGCATTCGACAAAGCCGGCACCATCACGGCTGCCAACGCTTCCAAAATCAACGACGGTGCGGCGGCCCACGTTTTGATGTCCGAATCTGAAGCGAAAAAACGCGGCATCAAACCTTTGGCGAAAATCGTGGCTCACGCAACATTCGCGCATGAACCAAAATACTTCACCACGGCTCCAGTGGGCGCGATCAAAGCGGCCCTGAACAAAGCCAACCTGAAAGTGGGCGATGTGGATCTTTGGGAAATCAACGAAGCTTTCGCAGTTGTGACTCAAGTGGCGATGAAAGAACTTGAAATCCCGGCAGCTAAAGTGAACATCCACGGTGGTGCGGTGGCTATCGGTCACCCGATCGGTGCTTCTGGCGCGCGTATTCTGGCGACTTTGGTTCATGCTTTGCACACTCACAACAAACGCTACGGCCTGGCTACTTTGTGCATCGGTGGCGGTGAAGCGGTGGCATTGATCATCGAGAAGGCGTAA
- a CDS encoding CoA transferase subunit A, with amino-acid sequence MSKKVFKDAKSALFDVKDNMTLVLGGFGLCGIPENCITVLNEMGVKGLTCVSNNAGVDDFGLGLLLQKRQIKKMISSYVGENALFEKLYMSGELELEFCPQGTLAERIRAGGAGIAGFYTPTGVGTLVAEGKEIKQFDGRDYVLERGIKGDFALVKAWKGDKFGNLIFRKTARNFNPMAATAGKITVVEVEELVEIGELDPDQIHTPGVYVQRIFQGSDYQKRIEQKTVSKG; translated from the coding sequence ATGAGTAAAAAGGTGTTTAAAGACGCCAAGAGCGCGCTCTTTGACGTCAAAGACAATATGACTCTGGTGCTGGGGGGCTTCGGCCTTTGCGGCATCCCGGAAAACTGCATCACCGTTTTGAACGAAATGGGCGTAAAAGGCCTGACTTGCGTTTCTAATAACGCGGGCGTGGATGATTTCGGTCTGGGTTTGCTTTTGCAAAAACGCCAGATCAAAAAAATGATTTCTTCTTATGTGGGCGAAAACGCTTTGTTCGAAAAGCTTTACATGAGCGGCGAACTTGAATTGGAATTCTGCCCGCAAGGAACCTTGGCTGAACGCATTCGTGCGGGAGGCGCTGGAATCGCTGGTTTCTACACTCCGACAGGAGTCGGCACACTGGTGGCTGAAGGCAAAGAGATCAAACAATTCGATGGTCGCGATTATGTCCTTGAAAGAGGCATCAAAGGTGACTTTGCACTTGTGAAAGCCTGGAAGGGCGACAAGTTCGGAAATCTGATCTTCAGAAAAACCGCGCGCAATTTCAATCCGATGGCGGCAACTGCCGGAAAAATCACCGTGGTTGAAGTTGAAGAACTGGTTGAAATCGGCGAACTGGATCCGGATCAGATTCATACTCCGGGTGTTTACGTGCAACGTATCTTCCAGGGTTCTGATTATCAAAAACGCATTGAACAAAAAACAGTTTCCAAGGGATAG
- a CDS encoding CoA transferase subunit B — MPLTREQIAQRIAQEVEDGYCVNLGIGIPTLVANYIPRDKFVMLQSENGLLGMGPFPKEANIDADLINAGKQTVTALPGASFFSSADSFAMIRGGHVDLTVLGAMEVDETGSIANWMVPGKMVKGMGGAMDLVAGARNVIVAMQHTDKEGNSKLRSKCTLPLTGVKCIKKIVSDFGVIEITPEGFVLKEYAPDLSPEKVLAATEGKMKIAPDCKAMTF; from the coding sequence ATGCCATTAACAAGAGAACAAATTGCTCAACGTATCGCTCAGGAAGTTGAAGACGGCTATTGCGTGAATCTGGGTATTGGGATTCCAACTTTGGTGGCGAACTACATCCCTCGGGATAAATTCGTTATGTTACAGAGTGAAAACGGCCTTTTGGGCATGGGTCCATTCCCGAAAGAAGCCAATATTGACGCTGACCTGATCAACGCCGGCAAACAAACCGTGACGGCACTTCCGGGTGCCAGCTTCTTTTCCAGCGCTGACAGCTTTGCGATGATTCGCGGCGGTCACGTGGATCTGACTGTGTTGGGTGCGATGGAGGTTGATGAAACCGGCAGCATCGCCAACTGGATGGTTCCTGGCAAAATGGTTAAAGGAATGGGCGGCGCGATGGATTTGGTTGCGGGAGCCCGCAATGTGATCGTGGCCATGCAGCACACGGACAAGGAAGGTAATTCCAAACTTCGCAGCAAGTGCACGCTGCCATTGACCGGCGTTAAATGCATCAAGAAAATCGTCAGCGATTTCGGCGTGATCGAAATCACACCTGAAGGTTTCGTTTTGAAAGAATATGCTCCGGATTTGTCTCCGGAAAAAGTTCTGGCAGCCACTGAGGGCAAAATGAAAATCGCCCCAGACTGCAAAGCGATGACATTCTAG
- a CDS encoding cyclic nucleotide-binding domain-containing protein: MAEAKKVAKDTYLFRDGDAPDAMYIVKTGGFAITKSKGNTEVVIAEIQAGAMVGEMALFDKKPRSANVKATKDSEVIALPYDSLNKQMDQLPVWVRAIMKTLNEKLRDANQKIRLLENTNPDEERFPPHIVNKYISILNLVGNKYGKAEDGGGLSFSSVLIRNYTIQIFQEATNKMQSITNALTDLGYLSQEDRGDGTQKVTNLKPQELFGFVDWYNEWLFKQEKDRLPALSELEVNILNGILLFARRSQPNHKGLYKVDLTDVQNESMKELGQLIRADDVNSLIEKKYLTEKIMDEKGVYIMVELPYVEPLARNWTIVNNLKKKLR, from the coding sequence GTGGCTGAGGCAAAAAAAGTGGCAAAAGACACCTATCTATTCCGAGATGGGGACGCTCCAGATGCCATGTACATCGTTAAGACCGGCGGCTTTGCCATCACCAAAAGCAAAGGCAACACCGAAGTTGTGATTGCTGAAATCCAAGCGGGTGCGATGGTCGGCGAAATGGCTTTGTTCGACAAAAAACCCCGCAGCGCGAATGTGAAAGCCACCAAAGATTCTGAAGTGATCGCACTTCCTTACGACTCTTTGAACAAGCAGATGGATCAACTGCCAGTGTGGGTTCGCGCCATCATGAAAACCCTGAATGAAAAACTGCGTGATGCGAATCAGAAAATCCGCCTGCTTGAAAACACCAATCCCGATGAAGAGCGCTTCCCGCCTCACATCGTGAACAAGTACATTTCCATTTTGAATCTGGTTGGCAACAAATACGGAAAAGCCGAAGATGGCGGGGGCTTGAGCTTCTCGTCAGTACTGATTCGCAATTACACGATTCAGATCTTCCAGGAAGCCACCAATAAAATGCAAAGTATCACCAACGCGCTGACGGACCTTGGATATCTTTCCCAGGAAGACCGCGGCGACGGCACTCAAAAAGTCACCAACCTGAAACCTCAGGAGCTGTTTGGCTTTGTTGACTGGTATAACGAGTGGCTGTTCAAACAGGAAAAAGACCGTCTTCCAGCTTTGTCCGAGCTGGAAGTGAATATTCTGAACGGCATTCTGCTGTTTGCCCGCAGATCTCAGCCGAACCACAAGGGTCTGTACAAAGTCGATCTGACTGATGTGCAGAATGAATCCATGAAAGAACTGGGTCAGTTGATCCGCGCGGATGATGTAAATTCTTTGATCGAGAAGAAATATCTGACAGAAAAAATCATGGATGAAAAAGGCGTCTACATCATGGTGGAACTGCCTTACGTTGAACCGCTGGCACGCAATTGGACTATCGTGAACAATCTGAAAAAGAAACTTCGCTAG